The Ricinus communis isolate WT05 ecotype wild-type chromosome 8, ASM1957865v1, whole genome shotgun sequence sequence GTAAATCCgactaacaaaattaaaacatatagtagaaaataaagaagcGAGTCTCCGAATGTCCTTAAGAACCATACTAAACTCATAAAAGacaataaaattcttattaatCATATTGACAGCTTCTAGGAAGTCTGACTCTAGTTAGATATCACTAAAGCTATATTTCAAAGCAAAGTGCATACCTTCTCAAATAGCCAACAACTCGTCAGAAAAAGCATAAGGAATATGAGACTCACTCATAGTACTTGCCGCCATACAAAGCCCATCATGATTTTTCATAACCGCACCCAGTCCACCTTGATTTGTAGTTTCAATCTGAGAGTTATCAACATTCAGCTTAAACAACCCACAACTAAGCAGTTTCCATAAAGCCGACGGAGACGTCCTATCTGTCCATAATGCCTATAGAAAAGAATACTCCGGAGCAGAATTAAAATCCTAGAAAAAGGTTTCTGCCATCCATACACCAAGGCTTCTTCCATTGCATATCTACTATGAAGCATGGCATTTTTTCAGACCATGCCATCCaacaacaaattaaaaattatgcaaACTGTTATTTATCCTAACTCATCCTTTACCAACCATTAAGGCCTCAGTGGATGATAGAAGAGAGTTACATAGAGGGAAAGAAACGTGGTCTGGCCACCCCATGAGGCAAACCAAGAAACTCTAGAAATATACAAGAAATAATAACTGTAAAACTAGAAATGGAAGAAGAAATATCTAAGAAGATGACTCGAAACAACTTTCTTTGCACATTGAATTATCCTCCTTCACATCACCTTCAAAAATTACTTTCGCCAATTCTGAGAGATAGCCCACAACACAGCATCACCAACAGCAATTGGttccaataaaaaattatatacaagAGGGTACATGTCTCTaactaaaagttaaaatacaaaaaatattatctctaaaaaaaatataattttatttttctattaattatttgataataaaaaattaaaataataccaATAAAACGCGTTTGGTTTCAAAACGACACTACTAAATATCATAGGCTATTAATTAACTATCGTAATATCAAATTTAGAGAGGTGATACTATTGTTACGTTGCATTTTCCTAGTTAGCTGTATTATATTTTACCAATTTGTCCtcactttaatatttaaatataatggACCATCTtatacttaatatttaataaattaaaaattttattaattaataaatttttaaaaaaatttcattccattttaaatgattataattttattatttgatcgttagtaaatttcagaaaaaagaaaattatacaaaaagCTACAAAATgaataagcaaaataaatttaatgatcATTGATCCAATCAAAAGTTTTTTTAAGAcatgaatttttttcttatatagtaATTTCTTATTGGAttggaaattaaatatttagcttgcttatttataaattttttatataaatatatatattgcttttctattttttattatgcttAAGAAACGTAGGGACCGAAACGACGAAAAGACAATGAAGGCAAATGATGGTGGACCTCTTCATTCAATTACTGAAGGAAAATGTTAGACGCTGGCGAGGCTACACAGGTCCTTATGTAAAAATTAGGGCGGGTCACGTTAGGCCGCCCGGTTTTGTgtttatattcttattatcTTTCAAGGACCATAGAGTTTAGTTGATAACGTTTTAAGGCAAGTGAAGTGATCTTACTAACTTCAACCAACAACACGTTAACTTCATAAACAGCATtgccttatttttgtttatagtGTATGATGAAATCTGGGGACAATATAGTATTGTTATTTCACTTcttgaagtaaaagaaaaagaaaaaaagaaaacggGAACAATAATACAAGTTGTGCAAACATGTAAACAGATTGGTCCTATATTACAGTACAATTACAAGCAAGAATACCAAGAAATTATACGTGAATATATGATCTCTGTAGCAACCTGAAGCACCCAGAACACAGGAGTTTGCCATTTCTTGATGTCAGCCATGATGTATCAATCCTCTCTCctatagaaatttaatttaccaaatgcaaagaattagattttaaCAGCGCTTAATTAAACTGGTTAGCATGAGTAGTATAACaattattagaatatataGAAGCAAAACAAATCAAGTACATAGTGTGAGAGTGCACCTCTAGCAATGTCAGCAGCCGCTTCTCTCCAAAATTCCAGATTTTGATGTTAGGAATATGAGAGATTTTGTGCCAATCCTGTCCTATCCCCTTCTGATAAGCTCGTTTCAAGTCAGGACAGCAAGTCAATGTTAACTCCTGTAGTGTTGCTTTCCGTAAAAGCTGGTCTGGCACTGCCTTCAACTTGGAGCACCACGCGAATTACAGACTGCGAAGTTGTGgcattatagttattttagtaCTATCTTCTTCATCTCCCATTTTGATAAAATCATCTGCCCATACTTCCCAATTTCGCATTCGCATGAATCGTAGATTTATCAGTTTTGGGAATGCAACACCtgatgatgaagatgaggAAGATTCTAATCCTAGGAACTCAAGACCAACCTTTTGGACTCCGTCCATACCCCATATTCGAAGATTTTCAAGGAAAGGCAGCTTTCCTAGAGGTGGCAAATGCTCACAGGTTTTGCAATTAGTGAGAATAACTGTCTTCAAATTACTTAAGAAAATCATCCAACTAGGAAACACTGTCCTGCCTTGGTAGTCATATATTCCTAACTCTTCCACATATGGAGATGGCTCTAAGGCTAGCAGTAATTCATCATCATGATGTTTCCTCCACTCTGCGTCCCCCTTGCCAAACCGCAGTTCCAAACGAGTGACTTCTGTCTTTTTTCTGAGTTCTGCTTGTTTCGCCTCACCCACATCAGCAACAATTTCCAACCCCATTATACATACGCATCCTTGAAGGTGGTTTAAGTTCTTCAGGTCTCCAAGATTACATGCTTCTTGATTGTCCTGTCCAATGCTGAACCGATTTAATGATCTTAGACAAGTTAATTTACTGATTCCCTTAGGCAGAACTCCTTCGAAACCTCCATTATGCAGATGCCTCAGGTTGATTAATTTCTCTACGCCACGTGGCAGTTTTACTAAGCTGAAACAGCCATCCATATTCAAGGTTTGCAAGTTGTCTAATTCACACAATGCTTCAGGCAACCCCTTCAAATCCTTGTTGTAAGACAAGTCAATTTGTCTCAAATGGATGAGTTTACTAATGGATGATGGAATTTCTGCAAGGTTACAGTTGGACAGGTTTAAGGATCTCAAACAAGTCAATCTGCCAAATAAATTAGATAGTGCAGCTCCGACCTTTGAGTTCCCTTTGCATTGAACCCAGAGAGTACGCAGATCTTTTAGCCTGTAAATGGAGCTGGGGAATGAAACATCTTTCCCAAGCATTACCCTTAAATGGCGAACTTCCTTATGAAGAGACATCATCTTCAACTCTTCCTCATCATTGACCTCAATGCTAAAACATTCATTCTTTACAATATATTGAGCAAAATCATGCACTATGTTATACATTTTACAACTCATTACATGACCACAATCAATTTTCTGCACAACTTCAAAAGAAGAATGGCCAGCTAAATTGTGCAAGTACTTTTCACCAATCCTCTCCATGTCATCTACATGTGTTTGCCTAAGATAACCTTGAGCCATTCACAGCTGAATCAAGTTATCTCCTTTAATGTCATGGTCCTTTGGCAAGATAGCACAATAAGAGAAGCATGGTTTCAATTCTAAAACCAAGTCATAATAGCTCAACCATAAAGAAGCAAAACCACTTTGagtttctctatttttttccCATAAACCTTCTAGTTCCCACACCTCACTATTCAATACACTCTGCCACTCTTGCCGTGAATCCTTAAAGCGCAAAAGATTTCCTAGAGTTTTTGCAGCAAGAGGTAAACCATCACATTTCTTTACAATTTCCCTACCTATTGCTTCTAATTGTACTCTCTCATCATTGTTCTTTTCAAAGAATGCAATTTCACTAAAAATTGACCAACATTCCTCCAGGAATAAATTTCCTAGTTTAAATAGGTGATCTCTAGTGCAACCCATGTTTATTGCTACACTTTCATCTCGTGTGATCACCAAAATACTACTTCCTAGTGAAGTAGACATGAAAGAATCTCTCATTTGCTCCCACTTGCTAGGACCATCTTCCCACACATCATCCAAGATAAGTAAAAACCTTTTCCCCTTGAGTAATTTTCTTATGTGTTGCATTATACCTTCAAATTCAACAAGAACTGAAGCAGCATTAATAAGAATTTCAAGAATTGCTTTCGCAATCTTAATCTCATCAAATGGTTTTGAGACAGAAACCCATATTCTACTCTCAAAGTTCTTTTCTACCTCACTATCATTATATACTAGCTTGGCTAAAGTAGTTTTTCCCAGTCCTCCCAACCCTACTATAGAGACTACTTGGAGGTTTGACTTATTAACACTCACTACCTACTAACATTTTTATAACAGTATTTTTCTCCTCCTGTCTACCCTTTACTTCAGCTGCATCAATAGCAGAGTTAACTACAAGTGGTTTGATTTGCTCATTCCCCCTGTAAGTTAAATCAAAATCatacctctttctttctttggcaATGTCATCTAGTCATTGATTTAGTTTCTTAATCTCGCGAGCAATCTTATGAAAAGCCCTATCATGTACATTTTACTCACAATTACCATACACTTTACTGTGACATTTCGAGCACCAAACGTCGTCCATATAGAGAATATTGATCCATCTAGTCTTGTTCGAACCGTTCAATATACTTTAGTAATTCtcagtaaaaaaaatttcgtatacttttcattttcactttatttaaaacttgCAGCATTATGTCCGAGACCGATCGACCAATATGCTATTTGATGTATTtgacatgaaaattatatgatgCATGAGTGAACACGTGCGACTCGATGCATGTGAAGTGTACTAAAAGGCCATCGGACACAAAGCTCAAGtttaaaactttgaaaaaatgataaaaccaTTTCGAAAATAGTTTCAATCTTCTTAAAAATgcttataatactttttaaaattataagttcATTTCAAAGTTTCGAGGATCATAATTCTTTGAACATCTGACTTTCGAGCCCTCTAGATCCACTAAGAATATGATTCTCCAATGAACTGAGAGGGTCCCCACTTTCGCTATCCAATCAATCAATTTGGATAGTGGCAGCATTTTTTTCTGACGACTAATTAACATcataataaagatataaacaCATACAATCACATCAACATCAATAAACAGCAAGTAAcactaatcaaaataaaaagcacGTGTAGACTAATATTACTTGTCAAGTATGCGCTTATGTCCGATGATTACGCCATCGTCTAAGAGGTTCTAACTCAATCCCGTTATGAAGTTAAAATCTACTTTTTCACATAATGCATGCGCGCATATCATCTTAATCACTAAGTGTCATCAATCTCATTCACATTTAACCGCATGCTTATTGCAAAAGAGAGGAGAAAAcgcatatacatacatatatgtataataaacTACTCATAATATATGACGCTCCCATACTAAGCTCCATCCGTCGCACTTAATGACtccggattatctaatcacaaatatacaaattagagtttataaattttctatttctaattaacaatcatcagattatattacaaataattcaattcaaaaaatcaaacaaaaaaattaaaataacccaacatgacttttgaagtaactccaccatacaacttaataaaattaaagattaactACTAACTctattatggaattatttaaagacgaggtagaggtactaatcttagaaatagaaattgagatagtgaacaaaataagaaaattaaaaagttatatttagcttaagaataaagaacttaaccttttaagtatcagcttctaactaatcatcagttcttcaacttaacttgtgccgacgcaAACCTTATATTTttcgagctccaatcttcaagcacataccatttttaataaattagagtttataaattttatatttctaattaacaatcatcatactatattacaaacaattcaattcaaacatcaaacaaaaaaagtcattcaaacaaaaaaattaaaataactcaatatgacttttgaagtaactccaccatgcaacttaataaaattaaagattagctactcaCCATATCATGGAATTGTTTAGAGATGAGGTACAGGTACTAACCTTAGAGAAATTGAGAtaatgaacaaaataagaaaattaaaaagttatatttagctcaagatTAAAcaacttaacttttcaagtatcagcttctaactaatcatcagttcttcaacttaacttaTTCCCACGTAaatcttatgttcttcgagctccaattgtcaagcacataccatttttaacaaattagagtttaaaaattttctatttctagtTAAAAATCATCAGACATAttacaaacaattcaattcaaacatcaaataaaaaaattaaaaagaccCAAGCTACTAacccaccatgcaacttagtAAAAACAAAGAcaagctactaaccctatcatagAATTATTTAGAGACGAGATAGAGAtactaaccttagaaataAAACTGAGATagtgaacaaaataagaaaattaaaaagttatatttagctcaagaatGAAGAACTTAAcctttcaagtatcagcttctaactaatcatcagttcttcaacttaacttgtgccgacgTAAACCATATGTTTTTTTAGCTTTAGTCTTCAAGGACAGAACATTtctaacaaattagagtttataaattttctatttctaattaataatcatcatactatattacaaataatttaattcaaacatcaaacaaaaaaatcattcaagcaaaaaaaataaaataacccaacatgacttttgaagtaactccatcatgcaacttaataaaattaaagattagctactaactctatcatggaattatttagagatgaggtacagatactaaccttagaaatagaaattgagatagttaacaaaataagaaaattaaaaagttatatttagctcaagaatacacaacttaacttttcaagtatcagcttctaactaatcatcagttcttcaacttaacttgtgccgacgcaAACCTTATATTTttcgagctccaatcttcaagcacataccatttttaacaaatcagagtctataaattttctattcataattaacaatcatcagacgatattataaactatttaattcaaacatcaaataaagaaattaaaataacccaacatgacttttgaagtaactccaccatgcaacttaagaaaattaaagattagctactaaccctatcattgAATTATTTAGAGACGAGATAGAGgtactaaccttagaaatagaaattgagataatgaataaaataaaaaatttcaaaattatatttagctcaagaataaataacgtagcttttcaagtatcagcttctaactaatcatcagttcttcaacttaacttgtgcctACGCaaaccttatatattttgagctccaatcttcaagcacatacatttttaacaaattagagtttataaattttctatttctaattaacattCATCAGAATATAttacaaacaattcaattcaaacaccaaacaaaaaaagtcattcaaataaaaaaattaaaataacccaatatgacttttgaagtaactccaccatgcaacttaataaaattaaagaagagctactaaccctatcatggaATTATTTAGATATGAGGTAGAGATATtaaccttagaaatagaaattaagatagtgaataaaataaaaaaattaaaaagttatatttagctcaagaataaacagcttaacttttcaagtatcagcttctaactaatcatcagttattcaacttaacttgtgcctACGCAAACCTTATATTCTTGGAGCTCCAATCTTCATgcacataccatttttaataaattagagtttataaattttttatttctaattaataatcatcAGACAATAttacaaacaattcaattcaaacatcaaataaaaaaagtcatTCCAGCTTCAATTTCCAATCCAGTCATAATAGCCAATGAACAAAAAGTTAGTATTTTAAGCTAGTTTAAAAGGTGGCTAGGAGAGCAACTTAAATCTTCAATTTAACAGCTTCAAACTCATGATCAGTTCTTCAACTAGAACTCTAAACAAAGAGCCTCATCACTTGTGCCGACGCAAACCTTACGTGTTTTGAGCTCTAATCTTCACGCACTGACCTTATCTAACAAGTTTCAACTTATAATCCAGTCATAATAGGCAATGAACAAAAAGTTAGTGCTTTAAGCTAGTTTAAAAAGTGGCTAGGAGACCAAGTGAGTTGGACTTGAACAAAAGACTTTCCTACAAACATGCAaagagataataattataggAAGATAATGGTGATTAGtaaaaattgtaagaaatatgtaaagagaaagaaaaattaggaatATGATCCTCCAATAAACTATATTTCagtatactttttattttcgcTTTGTTTAAGATTCACAGCATTATATCCGAGACTGACTGACCGATATGCTACTCGACATATTTAACATGAAACTTATATGATGTATGAGTGAACACGTGCGACTCGACGTATGTGAAGTGTACTGAAATACCATCGGACACAATGCTCAAGTTTAAAATTTTGCGAATATGATAAAACCATTTCAAAAATAgtttcaatcttctttaaaatgcttataatacttttgaaaatttattggTTCATTTCCAAGTCTCGTGGATTATAATTCTCTGAACATCTGACCGGCGAGTCCTCTAGATCCACTAAGAATATGATCCTTCAGTAAACATGAGCGTTGTGTCCAATGGTCTTTCAATACGTTTCACATGCATCGAGTCGCATGTTTTCACTTATACATCATATAAGTTTCATGTCAAATACGTTGAGTAGCACATCGGTCGGTCGGTCTCGGACATAATGCTGCAAGTTTTaaacaaagtgaaaatgaaaagtatactgaaatatatttttctgagAATTATTAAAGTATATTGAACGGTTCGAATAAGACTCAATGGATCAAAGTTCTTTGTATGGATGGTGTTTGGCACTCGAGATGGCACAATAAACTGTATGGGAATTGCGAGTGCATAATGATATGATTGCTTATCAATGATATGGGATTGGTGAGGGAGgtcttaaataataattactgtGTGTGGATGCTCAAAGAGGTTTTAAATAATGTGGTGTTAGAGATATTGATGGGTCTAGGGTGTACTCAAAggagaaatttataataacttaaattttatcatttaataatttcgtggtattttgattattttgttaatagttatttaaaattattgttttacgagaaaattattaaataactcTGAGTTTAATTGCAGTAGGctatactttaatattttagaattttagatAAGTTAAGTctttcaatataattttttttgtacttaataattaaattgatatttctttataataataaaatttggaagACGAAGatactatataaattaaattatttttcaataataaatggTTGTTATTGGATTTATGTTTCCCAATTAGGATGGATGGACTAAGTAAACAATAATGGATTGACGGTGGGATGTTACTTAAGGTGGCAACATATGTAGAGGATACACTTCCTTTTACTATAtcgaaaatatattttattatacaattattaGGATAATAGTTTTCATTTAATAGGAGGATACAAGCGAAATATGGCATGGATACGCAGGTACTATGCGTGAGTGAgttagaatataataatttaattctactttttttttgtaaatctAATATCTCaagtaataatttatatcctaatttctctttctctctacATATTCTTTACAATTTTTACTAATCACCATTATCTTCCTTTATCTCTTTGCATATTTATAGGAAATACTTTTTTGTTTAAGTCCAACTCACTTGATCTGCTAGCCACTTTCTAAATTAGCTTAAAGCACTAACTTTTTGTTCATTGGCTATTATGACTAGATTGTAAGTTGAAACTTGTTAGACATGGTctgtgcttgaagattggagctcgaagCACATAAGGTTTGCCTCGGCACAAGTGATGAGGCTATTTGTTTAGAGTTTTAGTTGAAGAAATGATCATGAGTTGGAAGCTGTCAACTTGAAGAGTTAAGTTGCTCTCCTAGCcactttttaaattaacttaaGATACTAACTTTTTATTCATTGGCTATTATGAGTGGATTGGAAGTTGAAGCttgttaaaaatggtatgtgcttaaagattggagctcgaagaacataaagTTTACGTCGGCAcaaattaagttgaaaaactaATGATTAattagaagctgatacttgaaaagttaaattgtttattcttgagctaaatataacttttcaattttcttattttgttcactTTCTCAATTTGtatttctaaggttagtacCTCTACCTCATCCCTAAATAATTctatgatagggttagtagctaatctttaattttattaagtttgatggtggagttacttcaaaagtcaAGTTGGGTAGAGATGAGGTAGAGGTACTAAccttaaaaatagaaattgacatagtgaacaaaataagaaaattaaaaaattatatttagctcaagaattaacaatttaacttttcaagtatcagcttctaacgCATCATCActtcttcaacttaacttgtgctgatgcaaaccttatgttcttcgagccccaatcttcaagcacataccatttttaacaaGCTTCAACTTTCAATCCAGTCATAATAACCAATGAACAAAAAGTTAGTATCTTAAGCTAGTTTAAACAGTGGTTAGGAGAGCAACTTAACTCTTCAAGTTGACAGCTTCCAACTCATGGTCAGTTCTTTAACTAAAACTCTAAATAAAGAGTCTCATCTCTTGTGCCGACACAAACCTTATTTGCTTCaagctccaatcttcaagcacagACCATGTTTAGCAAGCTTCAACTTACAATCAAGTCATAATagcaaataaacaaaaaaattaggtCTTGAAGATAGTTTAAAAAGTGGCTAGGAGACCAAGTGAGTTGGACTTGAACAAAAAAGTCTTTCCTATAAACATgtaaaaagttaataattaGAGGAAGATAATGGTGATTAGTAAAGATTGTAAGAAATATgtagagagaaagaaaaattaggataTAAATGATTACTtgagatattaaatttagaaacaaaagttaaaactaaattgttatattttaacttaCTCACGCAAGagtatttgaaaatttataggTTCATTTCCAACTCTCGTGGATCATAATTCTTTGAACATCTGACTTTTGAGCCCTCTAGATTTACTAAGAATATGATCCTCCAGTAAACTAAGAGGGTCCCTACTTTCGCTGTCCAATCAATCTATTTGGATAGTGGGGGCATTTCTTTCTGACGACTgattaaaatcataataaagaTGTAAACACAGACAGTCACATTAACATCGATAAACACCAAGCAACActaatcaaaataacaataacaaagcACTTGTAGCCTAATATTACTTGTCAAGCAAGCGCCTATGTCCAATGATTACCCCATCGTTTAGGAGGTTCTAACTCAATCTAGTTATGCAGTTAAAATCTACTTTTACACATAATGCATGCGCGCATATCATCTTTATCACTAAATCTGGTTATTCTCATTCGCATTTAAACGCATGCTCATTGCAAAGGGGAGATGAGAAAAAGCATATActtacatatatgtataatatactACTCACAGTAAGACGCTCCAAAACTAACCTCCATCCGTCACGCTTAATGACTTCGGGTTATctagtcataaatatacaaattagagtttataaattttttatttctaattaacaatcatcagactatattttgttcactatctttatttttatttctaagattagtacctctacctcatctttaaataattccatgatagggttaatagctaatctttaattttattaagttgcatggtggagttacttcaaaagtcatgttgggtAGAGATGAGATAGAGgtactaattttaaaaatagaaattgacataatgaacaaaataatcataagttcttcaacttaacttgtgccgatgcaaaccttatgttcttccagctccaatcttcaagcacatacattttttaacaaattaaagtttataaattttctatttctaattaacaatcaccAGACTATATTgcaaacaattcaattcaaaaattaaacaaaaaaagtaaaataacccaacatgacttttgaaggAACTCCGCCattcaacttaataaaattaaagattagctactaaccctatcatggaattatttaaagaCAAGGTAGAGGCACTAAccttagaaataaaaatagtgatattgaacaaaataagatagttaaaaagttatatttagctcaagaataaaGAACCTAACCTTTCAAGTATCTGTTTCTAACTAATCATcagtttttcaacttaacttgtgccgacgcaagccttatgttcttcgagcccCAGCCTTTAAgcacataccatttttaataaattagaggttataaattttctatttctaattaacaatcatcagactatattacaaacaattcaattcaattcaaacatcaaacaaaaaaattaaaataacccaacaAGAATTTTGAAGTAATTCcgccatgcaacttaataaaattaaagattagctattaaccctatcatggaattatttagagatgaggtagaggtactaactttagagaaattgagatagttaacaaaataagaaaattaaaaagttatatttagctcaagaataaacaacttaacttttcaagtatcagcttcaAACTAATCAtcatttctttaatttgacttgtgccgacgcaaaccttatgttcttcgagctccaatcttcaagcacataatatttttaacaaattagaatttataaattttctacttctaattaacaatcatcagactatattacaaacaattcaattcaaacatcaaacaaaaaaaactaaaataacccaacatgacttttgaaggaactccaccatgcaacttaataaaatcaaagattagctactaaccctatcatgaatTATTTAGAGACGAGATAGAGgtactaaccttagaaatagaaattgaggtagtgaacaaaataagaaaattaaaaaattatatttagctaaagaatgaagaacttaacctttcaagtatcagttattcaacttaacttgtgccgatGCAAACTTTAcattcttcgagctccaatcttcaagcacgtaacattttaataaattatagtttataaattttctatttctaattaacaatcatcatactatattacaaacaattcaattaaaacatcaaacaaaagaagtcattcaaattaaaatattaaaataacccaacatgaGTTTTGAAGcaactccaccatgcaacttaataaaattaaagattagctactaaccctatcatagAATTATTTAGAGTTAAAGTGAAGGTACTAACCTTAAAAACAGAAATTGAGAtagttaacaaaataagaaaatta is a genomic window containing:
- the LOC8279756 gene encoding putative disease resistance protein RGA3; this encodes MTLPKKERGLGGLGKTTLAKLVYNDSEVEKNFESRIWVSVSKPFDEIKIAKAILEILINAASVLVEFEGIMQHIRKLLKGKRFLLILDDVWEDGPSKWEQMRDSFMSTSLGSSILVITRDESVAINMGCTRDHLFKLGNLFLEECWSIFSEIAFFEKNNDERVQLEAIGREIVKKCDGLPLAAKTLGNLLRFKDSRQEWQSVLNSEVWELEGLWEKNRETQSGFASLWLSYYDLVLELKPCFSYCAILPKDHDIKGDNLIQL